The following are encoded in a window of Halorarum salinum genomic DNA:
- a CDS encoding DUF7512 family protein: MFGLELLSGPAQATATVGIVLAEAIVLYVGYGALTQISGPTVHEWLGGE; the protein is encoded by the coding sequence ATGTTTGGACTCGAACTGCTAAGCGGACCTGCCCAAGCGACGGCGACTGTCGGAATTGTCCTCGCTGAGGCCATCGTACTGTATGTTGGATACGGTGCGCTCACACAGATTTCCGGTCCGACAGTCCATGAATGGCTCGGGGGTGAGTAA
- a CDS encoding YeeE/YedE family protein codes for MSTSRHPLFTALIVVAGLIQGFGLAYSQMARPEVVLNFLQLEDLGLLFVMGGAALVAGIAIQIGSRLLETAPFTGTRYQRREKSFDRNVIVGGLVFGVGWGLSGICPGAGYASLGIGNYKILWAIAGMFIGAYAQGYWRALRPATESMTDATSN; via the coding sequence ATGAGTACGAGCCGCCATCCGCTGTTTACGGCGCTCATCGTCGTCGCTGGACTCATCCAAGGGTTCGGTTTGGCGTACAGCCAGATGGCTCGTCCGGAAGTCGTGCTCAACTTCCTCCAGTTGGAGGACCTCGGGCTGTTGTTCGTGATGGGCGGTGCTGCGCTGGTCGCAGGAATCGCGATTCAGATCGGGTCCCGCCTCCTCGAAACTGCCCCGTTCACGGGTACCCGTTACCAACGCCGCGAGAAGTCCTTCGATAGGAACGTCATCGTCGGCGGCCTCGTCTTCGGCGTCGGGTGGGGTCTTTCGGGCATCTGCCCTGGTGCTGGCTATGCGAGCCTCGGGATTGGGAACTACAAGATCCTCTGGGCTATCGCTGGGATGTTCATCGGCGCATACGCTCAGGGCTACTGGCGTGCGCTCCGTCCAGCTACCGAGAGCATGACAGACGCGACTTCCAACTAA
- a CDS encoding YeeE/YedE family protein, translating to MDTMLLSIATESFPRGITHYLVGGLFVGLSIAVFYLGTGIIAGNSTFLETTLSYVSDLPRFQRKKYVDSRDWRVVFALSIVAGAALYGLVLTPGIFVTDVQWWRLLGGGVLVGVGTRLGKGCTAGHGVSGIASLSRTSFVNVGLFVGVAIVTALAVAALGVNP from the coding sequence ATGGACACGATGCTACTCTCCATCGCGACCGAGTCGTTCCCACGTGGGATTACCCATTACCTCGTGGGTGGATTATTCGTCGGCCTCAGTATCGCCGTTTTTTACCTCGGGACGGGGATCATTGCGGGCAACAGCACGTTCCTCGAGACGACGCTGTCGTACGTATCGGATCTCCCCCGGTTCCAACGTAAGAAATACGTTGACTCGCGTGACTGGCGCGTCGTATTCGCGCTCAGCATCGTTGCTGGTGCGGCCCTCTACGGGCTCGTCCTCACCCCGGGGATCTTCGTGACCGATGTCCAGTGGTGGCGGTTGCTGGGCGGTGGTGTCCTCGTTGGCGTCGGAACCAGGCTCGGCAAAGGCTGTACGGCGGGGCACGGCGTCTCCGGCATCGCCTCGCTATCCCGAACGTCATTCGTGAACGTTGGGTTGTTCGTCGGTGTCGCTATCGTGACCGCGCTTGCTGTCGCCGCACTAGGGGTGAATCCGTAA
- a CDS encoding MBL fold metallo-hydrolase produces MTEGTPLDAEEEVESIAPEELKECIDSGEDIFILDARSEGDFDEWHIDGENVGIVNYPYFQLLDGIPEDLLVDLPRDQRITVLCAKGGSSEMVAELLEEEGYDVSHLARGMNGWARIHEYHELDVATDTTIAQYQRPSSGCLTYLIIDDDEAAVIDPLRAFVDEYIRDAQALGAEITHAIDTHIHADHISGVRSLAANPGAEIVLPAPADERGIEYEQAYTTVEHGDELSVGNTTIEVVHTPGHTSGMASYQVGEVLFTGDGLFTESVARPDLEDEDAAREAARTLYDTLNETILPLPAETAIAPAHFSDSATLAEDGTHTARLGDLTESMDVLSTEREEFVEFILSDMPPRPANYEDIIATNLGQKRTGDEEAFKLELGPNNCAASQDALTGD; encoded by the coding sequence ATGACCGAAGGAACCCCTCTTGACGCCGAAGAAGAGGTCGAATCAATCGCGCCCGAGGAACTGAAAGAGTGCATCGACAGCGGCGAGGATATCTTCATCCTCGATGCACGCTCGGAAGGTGACTTCGACGAATGGCATATCGACGGTGAGAACGTCGGAATCGTGAACTATCCCTATTTCCAGCTGCTCGACGGGATTCCCGAGGACTTGCTCGTTGACCTTCCGAGGGACCAAAGGATCACAGTGCTCTGTGCGAAGGGCGGTTCCAGCGAGATGGTCGCTGAGCTCCTCGAGGAGGAGGGATATGACGTCAGTCACCTTGCAAGGGGGATGAACGGCTGGGCGCGTATCCACGAGTACCACGAGTTGGACGTGGCCACGGACACGACCATCGCTCAGTACCAGCGCCCCTCGAGCGGCTGTCTCACCTACCTCATCATCGACGACGACGAAGCTGCGGTCATCGACCCACTACGCGCGTTCGTCGACGAATACATCCGGGATGCGCAGGCGCTCGGCGCGGAGATTACCCACGCGATCGACACGCACATCCACGCCGATCACATCAGCGGTGTCCGAAGCCTCGCAGCCAACCCTGGGGCCGAAATCGTGCTCCCTGCACCTGCTGACGAGCGCGGAATTGAGTACGAACAAGCGTACACGACCGTTGAACACGGTGATGAACTCTCAGTCGGAAACACGACCATCGAGGTCGTTCACACGCCTGGGCATACGTCCGGTATGGCGAGTTATCAGGTCGGAGAGGTCCTGTTCACTGGTGACGGTCTTTTCACTGAGAGTGTCGCCCGTCCTGACCTTGAAGACGAAGACGCCGCGCGCGAGGCGGCTCGGACCCTGTACGATACGCTTAACGAGACGATCCTTCCGCTACCTGCTGAGACGGCGATTGCGCCGGCTCACTTCAGTGACTCAGCAACGCTCGCCGAGGATGGGACCCACACAGCCCGACTCGGCGACCTCACCGAGTCGATGGACGTCCTTTCGACGGAGCGCGAGGAATTCGTCGAATTCATCCTCTCGGATATGCCGCCTCGACCGGCTAACTACGAGGACATCATCGCGACGAATCTCGGCCAGAAGAGGACCGGTGACGAAGAGGCGTTCAAACTCGAACTCGGGCCGAACAACTGCGCGGCCAGCCAAGACGCACTCACCGGCGACTGA
- a CDS encoding sulfurtransferase TusA family protein gives MTQYEVTETSDVKGENCPMPVVKTKQTIDQLAEDDVLEVLATDSGSVSDIAGWADTTEGVELVDQEGDGDVYKHYVRKTE, from the coding sequence ATGACGCAGTACGAAGTCACCGAAACGTCGGACGTGAAAGGAGAGAACTGCCCGATGCCGGTCGTCAAGACCAAGCAGACCATCGACCAACTCGCCGAGGACGACGTGCTCGAAGTTCTCGCGACCGACTCGGGAAGCGTGAGCGACATCGCCGGTTGGGCAGACACGACTGAGGGCGTCGAACTCGTCGACCAAGAAGGGGACGGCGACGTCTACAAACACTACGTGCGGAAGACCGAGTAA
- a CDS encoding DsrE/DsrF/DrsH-like family protein: protein MSSDADQAPETTASPTQGKESLSRAELEARIDELEDRLADVEAESDDSTPKMSIIATKGTLDMAYPPLILASTAAAFGWEVTVFHTFWGLDILHEKRSKNLKLSSVGNPNMPVPNAIGALPGMDRVTTKMMEKQIRDNDTATIEELLETSLDMGVEFQACQMTIDLMDYDEDGFYDGVTTDVGAATAIQDMADADIQLLI from the coding sequence ATGAGCTCTGATGCTGACCAGGCACCCGAGACGACGGCTTCTCCGACCCAGGGTAAAGAGTCTCTCAGTCGTGCAGAGCTGGAGGCTCGTATCGATGAGCTCGAGGACCGCCTCGCGGACGTCGAGGCCGAGTCGGACGACAGTACACCGAAGATGTCGATCATCGCGACGAAGGGTACCCTCGACATGGCGTATCCGCCGCTCATCCTCGCGAGCACTGCTGCCGCGTTCGGTTGGGAGGTCACGGTCTTCCACACTTTCTGGGGACTCGACATCCTTCACGAGAAGCGCTCAAAGAACCTCAAACTAAGTTCAGTCGGCAACCCGAACATGCCGGTTCCGAACGCAATCGGTGCGCTCCCCGGGATGGATCGGGTGACGACAAAGATGATGGAAAAACAGATCAGGGACAACGACACCGCTACCATAGAGGAACTCCTCGAGACGTCGCTGGATATGGGCGTCGAGTTTCAGGCCTGCCAGATGACCATTGACCTGATGGACTACGACGAGGACGGCTTTTACGACGGCGTCACCACTGACGTCGGTGCCGCCACGGCGATTCAGGACATGGCCGACGCGGATATCCAGCTGCTCATCTGA
- a CDS encoding MBL fold metallo-hydrolase, producing the protein MSNTKHADHTMSPEEVAARRDDGDLFVLDVRNRDDYEEWQIEGSYNVPIYDELLDEDFTGLKASLDEVPKDTEIAAVCVGGVTSARAASFLRDRGYDAKSMEDGMGGWGRVHVTYEIEDIDGVTQIVRPGTGCVSYLVHDGGEGVIVDPSIYLDEYLDVADRHDVEIIAAIDTHAHADHVSGGRPLADELDVPYYLDPIDAGELDDYAAMEDGDTITVGDRALEVIHTPGHTPGSVSLKWGTALLSGDTLFIRSVGRPDLEGSDETDVREGADELFESLATLAELPDETVVLPGHFSDEEIRPLATTLGDLEKNNELVRMESREKFIETIVEGLSDEPANYNRIKAINWGKEPLTDEAADLELGPNNCAAN; encoded by the coding sequence ATGAGCAATACCAAACATGCCGACCACACGATGAGTCCCGAGGAAGTGGCGGCCCGTCGCGACGATGGGGACCTGTTCGTCCTCGATGTCCGTAACCGGGACGACTACGAGGAGTGGCAGATCGAGGGCAGCTACAACGTCCCGATATACGACGAACTACTCGACGAGGATTTCACCGGTCTCAAGGCTTCCCTCGACGAAGTTCCGAAAGATACGGAGATCGCCGCCGTGTGCGTTGGTGGTGTCACGTCGGCCCGCGCCGCATCGTTCCTCCGGGATCGAGGGTACGACGCTAAGTCGATGGAAGATGGCATGGGCGGCTGGGGACGCGTGCACGTGACCTACGAGATCGAGGACATCGACGGCGTGACCCAGATCGTTCGCCCCGGGACGGGTTGTGTCTCCTATCTCGTCCACGACGGCGGTGAGGGCGTAATCGTTGACCCGAGCATCTACCTAGACGAGTACCTCGACGTCGCGGACCGGCATGATGTCGAAATCATCGCTGCGATCGACACGCACGCCCATGCCGACCACGTCAGTGGCGGTCGTCCCCTCGCCGACGAACTTGATGTCCCGTACTACCTCGATCCGATCGACGCTGGCGAACTTGACGATTACGCGGCGATGGAAGACGGTGACACCATCACCGTCGGCGACCGCGCCCTCGAAGTGATTCACACGCCCGGCCACACGCCCGGCAGCGTTTCGCTCAAATGGGGTACCGCCCTCCTCTCGGGCGACACCCTGTTCATCCGTAGCGTCGGTCGACCCGACCTCGAAGGGAGCGACGAGACCGATGTCAGAGAGGGCGCAGACGAACTCTTCGAGAGTCTGGCCACACTCGCCGAACTCCCTGACGAAACAGTCGTCCTCCCGGGTCACTTCAGCGATGAGGAGATCCGTCCACTGGCGACTACGCTTGGTGACCTTGAGAAGAACAACGAACTGGTTCGCATGGAGAGTCGTGAGAAGTTCATCGAGACAATCGTCGAAGGTCTCTCCGACGAGCCTGCCAACTATAACCGGATTAAAGCCATCAACTGGGGCAAGGAACCGCTGACTGACGAGGCAGCAGACCTCGAATTGGGCCCTAACAACTGCGCTGCAAATTAA
- a CDS encoding MFS transporter encodes MSKETGFKQGIREHLGQFSLHVLLVFATGLTIGSERAVVPVLGRDVLGVESLFVIGSFVVSFGFVKALLNLYAGKWGEEHGRKPVLVLGWATALPLPIILIFAPSWGWITVGNILLGINQALTWSMAINAKIDLAGPEQRGLAVGIDEAFGYTGVAVGAWITGVIAAQTSLRPEPFYFLGVVVVLAFLISIFLVKETVQYAHGEADDDRYDANLPFGEVLKRATYGDRTLFAAAQAGHIENFVDTLFWIAVPLYLTSQGIGIASVGFIVGVHSAMYFLQIGTGGLADRIGRRPPVVVGMFIAGAGVLGMVLVEGYLLWAVLAGISGLGMALLYPNLMTVPGDACHPSWRATGMGVYRMWRDSGYGVGAILIGLSMEFVNLEAAFIVTAVLMFLSGAVVYLWMEETHPEFGTHEPPAPAPESPDRTASDD; translated from the coding sequence ATGAGTAAGGAAACGGGATTCAAACAGGGAATCCGCGAGCATCTCGGGCAGTTCTCGCTGCACGTCTTGCTCGTGTTCGCGACTGGACTAACCATTGGGTCCGAGCGTGCCGTCGTCCCCGTTTTGGGCCGCGACGTGCTCGGCGTTGAGTCGTTGTTCGTTATCGGCTCTTTCGTCGTCTCGTTCGGCTTCGTCAAAGCGTTGCTCAACCTCTACGCTGGCAAGTGGGGCGAGGAACACGGTCGCAAGCCGGTACTTGTCCTCGGGTGGGCGACCGCACTGCCACTCCCGATCATCCTCATCTTCGCCCCGAGCTGGGGCTGGATCACCGTGGGGAACATCCTGCTGGGCATCAACCAGGCGCTGACCTGGAGTATGGCTATCAACGCCAAGATCGACCTTGCAGGTCCCGAGCAGCGGGGTCTAGCCGTCGGTATCGACGAGGCGTTCGGATACACCGGTGTTGCTGTCGGTGCGTGGATTACCGGCGTCATAGCTGCCCAGACGAGTTTGCGACCCGAGCCGTTCTACTTCCTCGGCGTCGTCGTCGTGCTAGCGTTCCTCATCTCGATCTTCCTGGTCAAGGAGACGGTACAGTACGCACACGGGGAGGCCGACGACGACCGCTACGATGCGAACCTCCCGTTCGGTGAGGTCCTGAAGCGCGCGACTTACGGTGACCGGACGTTGTTCGCTGCCGCTCAAGCGGGCCACATCGAGAATTTCGTTGACACGCTGTTCTGGATCGCAGTTCCCCTGTATCTCACGAGTCAAGGGATTGGAATCGCATCTGTAGGTTTTATCGTTGGCGTCCACAGTGCGATGTACTTCCTACAGATCGGTACTGGCGGGCTCGCGGATCGAATCGGTCGGCGTCCACCCGTCGTTGTTGGGATGTTCATCGCCGGTGCAGGGGTCCTCGGGATGGTGCTCGTCGAGGGGTATCTGCTGTGGGCCGTCCTAGCCGGTATCTCTGGACTGGGGATGGCGCTGCTCTACCCGAATCTGATGACGGTCCCGGGTGATGCGTGTCATCCGTCGTGGCGTGCAACCGGGATGGGCGTCTACCGGATGTGGCGCGACTCGGGCTACGGCGTCGGCGCGATCCTGATCGGCCTCTCGATGGAGTTCGTGAACCTTGAGGCGGCGTTCATCGTGACTGCGGTATTGATGTTCCTCTCCGGTGCGGTCGTCTATCTGTGGATGGAGGAGACCCATCCGGAGTTCGGAACACACGAACCGCCAGCACCTGCTCCCGAATCGCCTGATCGGACAGCCTCCGATGATTGA
- a CDS encoding VOC family protein, with translation MNTDVLPQGTRIGRTALRISDLEELTGFYRNIVGLSVLHRSDTTAVLGVDETPLLVLEEDADALARRVSGTGLYHNAFRVPSREALGDALGRIRDHWQLGGASDHGVSEALYLTDPEGNGIEVYRDYSRGEWPFADDGSVRISTEPLDLASIEAASAGGSQAPPGTDVGHIHLEVSSLDEFRDFYVDTLGFEVETTVPAASFVSAGGYHHHIAANTWHHRTTPSDGRGLSWFEVIVPDPGVLDAVRERFAAGEIPVTELDDGIVVTDPDSIEVRVRVESAN, from the coding sequence ATGAATACAGACGTACTCCCGCAAGGAACACGTATCGGACGGACAGCGCTCCGAATCTCGGACCTCGAGGAGCTAACTGGGTTCTATCGGAATATCGTCGGTCTCAGTGTGCTACACCGATCCGATACCACCGCAGTTCTCGGAGTAGACGAAACGCCCCTCCTCGTCCTCGAGGAGGATGCGGACGCACTCGCACGACGCGTGTCGGGCACCGGGCTCTACCACAATGCATTCAGAGTGCCCTCACGTGAGGCGCTCGGTGACGCGCTCGGTCGGATACGAGATCACTGGCAGCTCGGTGGTGCTTCTGACCATGGCGTCAGCGAGGCACTGTATCTCACCGACCCGGAAGGGAACGGAATCGAAGTCTACCGCGACTACTCCCGCGGCGAGTGGCCCTTCGCCGACGATGGCAGCGTTCGGATCAGCACTGAACCGCTTGACCTCGCCAGCATCGAAGCTGCTTCCGCAGGTGGAAGTCAGGCACCGCCTGGAACGGACGTCGGGCATATCCATCTCGAGGTTTCCTCGCTGGACGAGTTCAGGGACTTCTACGTGGACACCCTCGGATTCGAGGTGGAAACAACCGTGCCAGCTGCGTCCTTCGTGTCGGCGGGTGGGTATCACCATCATATCGCAGCAAACACGTGGCACCACCGGACGACACCAAGCGACGGACGAGGGCTGTCGTGGTTCGAGGTGATTGTCCCGGATCCGGGTGTACTTGATGCAGTTCGAGAGCGGTTCGCAGCCGGTGAGATTCCAGTTACCGAGTTGGACGACGGTATCGTAGTCACGGACCCGGATAGCATTGAGGTTCGAGTTCGGGTAGAGTCAGCAAACTAG
- a CDS encoding DoxX family protein, producing MAQTVSRQLSSETAALWSTTLVRLALGIPMLIAGVGKVFAVGPKPMGISGFSGFLASLGVPLPTIAAWGVGLVELVGGILLLVGLAVRLASAVIAIDMLVATVLYHLPNGYPVTSNGIELTLTLTVIAVALVLSGPGAFSIEHALFDQEDRSPDSSQSRATDG from the coding sequence ATGGCCCAGACCGTATCACGTCAACTGTCATCCGAGACGGCTGCGCTCTGGAGCACGACCCTCGTTCGACTCGCCCTTGGGATTCCGATGCTTATCGCAGGCGTCGGGAAAGTCTTCGCAGTCGGGCCGAAACCGATGGGTATCTCGGGCTTCTCAGGCTTCTTGGCGAGCCTTGGCGTTCCACTTCCCACGATTGCTGCGTGGGGAGTCGGTCTCGTCGAACTTGTCGGCGGCATCTTGTTGCTAGTCGGCTTGGCCGTTCGACTCGCAAGCGCGGTGATCGCCATCGACATGCTCGTCGCGACAGTCCTGTACCACCTTCCCAATGGGTATCCGGTCACGAGTAACGGTATCGAATTGACGCTCACGCTAACCGTGATCGCAGTAGCGCTTGTCCTGAGTGGCCCTGGAGCGTTCTCAATCGAACATGCACTGTTCGACCAAGAGGACCGCTCCCCTGACTCGTCTCAGTCGAGGGCCACAGACGGATAA
- a CDS encoding SDR family NAD(P)-dependent oxidoreductase, whose amino-acid sequence MELQNSTVLVTGATGNIGPYVTDQLVDQGADVIGTYVTETERDGIETRAEFADAVSYHQVDLTDQPAVEAFAEAVTEEHGSVDHIVGLAGGFSMGGVNETDGDAFESALSLHATTAFLTVKAFADQLSERSGIVLFSSDRAIDPVPGTLAYNVGKGAVRTLTESLDVELDARVNAIAPFLIDVPGNREAMPDADFSEWTAPAAVVDEVVHLLSNEGVTGQIIQMTGGQPEPEE is encoded by the coding sequence ATGGAACTACAAAACTCGACGGTGCTTGTGACCGGTGCCACCGGCAACATAGGCCCGTACGTGACGGACCAGCTCGTTGACCAGGGCGCCGATGTGATCGGCACCTACGTTACCGAAACCGAAAGAGACGGTATCGAAACCCGTGCTGAGTTCGCCGACGCGGTGTCATACCACCAAGTCGATCTCACCGACCAACCGGCGGTTGAGGCCTTCGCCGAGGCCGTCACCGAGGAACACGGCTCGGTCGATCACATCGTCGGCCTCGCTGGCGGATTCTCGATGGGTGGCGTCAACGAAACCGATGGAGACGCATTCGAATCCGCACTCAGCCTCCACGCGACGACGGCGTTCCTGACCGTCAAGGCGTTCGCGGACCAGCTCAGTGAACGCAGCGGTATCGTCCTGTTCAGCTCTGACCGGGCGATCGATCCGGTGCCGGGCACGCTGGCCTACAACGTGGGCAAGGGCGCGGTCAGGACGTTGACCGAGTCGCTCGACGTCGAACTCGATGCTCGCGTCAACGCGATCGCCCCGTTCCTCATCGACGTGCCGGGGAACCGCGAGGCGATGCCCGACGCCGACTTCTCCGAGTGGACGGCCCCCGCGGCTGTCGTCGATGAAGTGGTCCACCTGCTCTCGAACGAAGGCGTGACGGGCCAGATCATCCAGATGACTGGGGGTCAGCCGGAGCCGGAGGAATAA
- a CDS encoding winged helix-turn-helix transcriptional regulator translates to MATQPPTSESDTESDIEQRNADVCNVVGSIEEIGSKWKLIVLNDLRDGEKRFNELKRSTGASSYTLSRVLDDLEDEGLIENRKEFESPVASYYRLTEKGSALCPVFDVLDEWGEDWLK, encoded by the coding sequence ATGGCGACCCAACCACCGACGTCTGAATCCGATACAGAATCGGACATCGAGCAACGGAATGCGGATGTTTGCAATGTAGTGGGGTCGATCGAGGAGATCGGTTCGAAGTGGAAGCTCATCGTCCTCAACGATCTGCGAGACGGCGAAAAGCGGTTCAACGAGCTCAAGCGATCGACGGGCGCGAGTTCGTACACGCTCTCGCGCGTGCTTGACGACTTGGAGGATGAAGGGCTCATCGAGAACCGCAAGGAGTTCGAATCGCCGGTCGCGAGCTATTACAGGCTGACTGAGAAAGGCAGTGCGCTTTGCCCAGTCTTCGACGTATTAGACGAGTGGGGTGAAGACTGGCTCAAATAG
- a CDS encoding zinc-binding dehydrogenase gives MNPKEVDDVVDRIRELTGGVDYALETTGVPAVAEQATDTLTQFGTLGIIGAPPLGTRASYDVNDHISGGRSITGIVQGDPDPQQFTPDLIELYRQGKFPFDELVTYCGFEDIEQAVEDSESGETIKPVLRVGDA, from the coding sequence GTGAATCCGAAGGAGGTAGACGACGTAGTCGACAGGATTCGGGAACTCACTGGGGGTGTTGACTACGCACTGGAGACGACCGGCGTGCCAGCTGTCGCCGAGCAGGCAACCGATACCCTCACGCAGTTCGGTACGCTCGGCATCATTGGCGCCCCACCGCTTGGGACGAGGGCCAGTTACGACGTGAACGACCACATCTCCGGCGGGCGGAGCATCACCGGTATCGTGCAAGGTGATCCTGACCCCCAGCAGTTCACCCCCGACCTTATCGAACTGTATCGGCAAGGGAAGTTCCCGTTCGACGAACTCGTCACCTACTGCGGCTTCGAGGACATCGAACAAGCCGTTGAAGATTCAGAGAGCGGTGAGACGATCAAACCAGTTCTGCGCGTGGGAGACGCCTGA
- a CDS encoding VOC family protein gives MDIESSSTLTFTHTRLLVTGYQECFRFYRDVLGFEVGWGDEESYYADFEAGDATLALFGREAMADAVGVTEKRSETPRQDEVALIFRVESVNETYQELREKIEFVTEPHDRPDWGIRVAHFRDPDENLIEINRSLEA, from the coding sequence ATGGACATCGAGTCGTCTTCAACGCTTACCTTCACCCATACACGATTACTAGTCACGGGTTATCAGGAGTGTTTTCGCTTCTACCGGGACGTGCTGGGGTTCGAGGTCGGGTGGGGTGACGAAGAGAGCTATTATGCCGACTTTGAGGCCGGAGATGCGACCCTCGCTCTGTTCGGCAGGGAGGCGATGGCGGATGCGGTCGGCGTGACCGAAAAGCGGTCTGAAACCCCTCGTCAGGACGAAGTCGCGCTGATTTTCCGGGTTGAAAGCGTAAACGAGACCTATCAGGAACTGCGGGAGAAAATCGAGTTCGTCACCGAACCCCACGACCGGCCCGACTGGGGCATCAGAGTCGCACACTTCCGCGACCCCGATGAGAACCTCATCGAAATCAACCGTTCGTTGGAAGCGTAG
- a CDS encoding chorismate mutase — protein MTDTPDPDEMELDELRAEIEDIDRELVELIARRTYVADTIAGVKSHRDLPTTDEEQEQRVMDRAGENAERFDVDANLVKAIFRLLIELNKVEQRESR, from the coding sequence ATGACCGACACACCCGACCCAGACGAGATGGAACTGGACGAACTGCGCGCGGAGATCGAGGACATCGACCGCGAACTGGTCGAACTCATCGCCCGGCGGACGTACGTCGCCGACACCATCGCCGGGGTGAAGTCCCACCGGGACCTGCCGACGACCGACGAGGAGCAGGAGCAGCGCGTGATGGACCGCGCGGGCGAGAACGCCGAGCGGTTCGACGTGGACGCGAACCTGGTGAAGGCGATCTTCCGCCTGCTCATCGAGTTGAACAAGGTGGAGCAAAGGGAGTCCCGCTGA
- a CDS encoding shikimate kinase, with protein sequence MEGRAVAPGAGTVVNALATGVGSAFALDIETVAEVRLDPDADAVTGEIAGDPDGDTTLIERCVERVVDGYGGDEGGVVRTESEVPTAAGLKSSSAAANATVLATLEALGWEVADDPDADVTRTEACRIGVAAARDAGVTVTGAFDDASASMLGGVTVTDNSADELLARDPFEHDALVWTPPARAYSADADVGRCERVAPMADLAAELALDGDHVRAMTVNGLAFSAALGFTADPAVEAMPDCAGVSLSGTGPSVVAVGDASGLERVRERWAEREGETIETRTRNAGARIT encoded by the coding sequence ATGGAGGGTCGCGCAGTCGCGCCGGGCGCGGGGACGGTCGTCAACGCGCTCGCCACCGGCGTCGGTTCGGCGTTCGCGCTGGACATCGAGACGGTCGCGGAGGTCCGCCTCGACCCCGATGCCGACGCCGTGACCGGCGAGATCGCGGGCGACCCCGACGGCGACACGACGCTGATCGAGCGGTGCGTCGAGCGCGTCGTCGACGGGTACGGCGGCGACGAGGGCGGCGTCGTCAGGACCGAGAGCGAGGTGCCGACGGCCGCCGGCCTGAAGTCCTCGAGCGCCGCGGCGAACGCGACGGTGCTGGCGACGCTCGAAGCACTCGGCTGGGAGGTGGCCGACGACCCCGACGCCGACGTGACCAGGACCGAGGCGTGTCGGATCGGCGTCGCCGCGGCCCGCGACGCCGGCGTCACCGTCACCGGCGCGTTCGACGACGCCTCCGCGAGCATGCTCGGCGGCGTCACGGTGACGGACAACTCGGCGGACGAACTGCTCGCCCGCGACCCGTTCGAGCACGACGCGCTGGTGTGGACCCCGCCGGCCCGGGCGTACAGCGCCGACGCCGACGTGGGCCGCTGCGAGCGGGTCGCGCCGATGGCCGACCTCGCCGCGGAACTGGCACTGGACGGCGACCACGTCCGCGCGATGACCGTCAACGGCCTCGCGTTCTCGGCCGCGCTCGGTTTCACGGCGGACCCGGCGGTCGAAGCGATGCCCGACTGCGCCGGCGTGTCGCTGTCCGGCACCGGCCCGAGCGTCGTCGCCGTCGGGGACGCGTCGGGCCTCGAACGCGTCCGCGAGCGGTGGGCCGAGCGCGAGGGAGAGACGATCGAGACGCGAACCAGGAACGCGGGAGCACGAATCACATGA